From Chiloscyllium punctatum isolate Juve2018m chromosome 39, sChiPun1.3, whole genome shotgun sequence, one genomic window encodes:
- the pik3cg gene encoding phosphatidylinositol 4,5-bisphosphate 3-kinase catalytic subunit gamma isoform → MDQPKNDNDNDNPIVLREENRRRRRKMRANTTRTMQYYSLEQLAIEFVLPTRNKLNNVHEKLCLEVAGNYTVEQLKAKVWVKAGGMSVCPDFYQKLSPDQFRLMYQKKGQWYEIYDKHQVIQTLDCINYWKTLQRNNGKIHLAQKTKTSKESLQLQNDLNYLIGYDVTDVSNVHDDELEFTRRKLITPQLNEVASRDPRLYSMDPWIISKPLPEYLLNKICNNNIFIVIHRGTTSLTIKVSIDETPQSILKNFFKKVANKKGLLEISENHNEEHFVLRVCGREDYIVGNNPIKDFHWVRNCLKNGEEIHFVLDVPPDPAMDEVQKEEWPLVDDCTGVTGSHQQLTLEGRDHDKVFTISLWDCDRKFRVKIIGIDIPVLPRNTELTVFVEASILHGQQVLAQQRTLTKAFTEEVLWNVWLEFDIKVKDLPRGARLNLQVYCGKAPVQSMKSTFQSQDDNAWDTKSKNHMLYYVNLLVIDHRSLLRQGEYVLHMWKIPDKGEEQGTIEADKLTSATNPDKQNSMAICILLDRYNYPITLPRSCQSQDAELERVGHEMHSQLRKQFEEIISTDPLNPLSTEDKELLWHFRHECMRQPKAYPKFLSSVKWGQQDVVLKTQQLLDKQEMWNSSPLDVGLAMQLLDCRFSDERVRALAVEKLETLDNSEVLRYLLQLVQAVKFEPYHDSALARFLLKRALRSKRTGHFLFWFLRSEVAESMHYRQRYAVILEAYLRGCGKAMLMDFMKQVKVMEALHKVTLEVKNVTADKYDVSAQAISQLRHKLEKLQSSGFPQCFRVPYDPGLRAGALVVDKCKVMPSKKKPLWLEFKCADLTSISKDTIGIIFKHGDDLRQDMLIIQILLIMDSIWEMESLDLCLLPYGCIATGNKIGMIQIVKDATTIAKIQQSTVGNTGAFKDEVLNHWLKDKCPIEDKFQSAVERFVYSCAGYCVATYILGIGDRHNDNIMITESGNLFHIDFGHILGNYKSFLGINKERVPFVLTPDFLFVMGTSGKKTSQHFQKFQDICVKAYLALRHHTNLLIILFSMMVMTGMPQLTSKEDIEYIRETLTVGKNEEEAKKHFLDQIEICRDKGWTVQFNWFLHLVLGIKQGVEKHSA, encoded by the exons ATGGACCAGCCAAAGAATGACAATGACAATGATAATCCCATTGTTTTgagagaggaaaacagaaggAGAAGGCGGAAGATGCGAGCTAACACAACCAGGACCATGCAGTACTATTCACTGGAGCAGCTGGCCATTGAGTTTGTCCTCCCCACACGCAACAAGCTCAACAATGTCCATGAGAAGCTCTGCCTAGAGGTGGCTGGCAATTACACAGtggagcaactgaaagccaaGGTTTGGGTGAAAGCTGGTGGCATGAGCGTTTGCCCAGATTTCTACCAGAAGCTCAGCCCTGACCAGTTCAGGTTGATGTACCAGAAGAAGGGTCAGTGGTACGAGATTTATGACAAGCATCAGGTAATCCAAACACTGGACTGCATCAACTACTGGAAAACACTGCAGAGGAACAATGGTAAGATTCACCTGGCCCAGAAAACGAAAACCTCAAAGGAATCCTTGCAATTGCAAAACGATTTGAATTACCTGATTGGGTATGATGTCACTGATGTGAGCAATGTACATGACGATGAGTTGGAATTCACCCGGAGGAAGCTGATCACCCCCCAGCTCAATGAGGTAGCCAGCAGGGACCCTCGGCTCTACTCAATGGATCCTTGGATCATTTCGAAGCCTCTGCCTGAATATCTGCTCAATAAGATCTGTAACAATAACATATTCATCGTTATTCACAGGGGGACAACAAGCCTGACGATAAAGGTTTCCATTGACGAGACACCACAAAGCATTCTGAAGAACTTCTTCAAAAAGGTGGCCAACAAGAAGGGTCTGCTGGAAATCTCGGAGAACCACAACGAGGAGCACTTTGTCCTTCGGGTCTGTGGCAGGGAGGATTACATCGTTGGTAACAACCCAATAAAGGATTTCCACTGGGTAAGAAACTGCCTTAAGAATGGCGAGGAAATTCACTTTGTCCTTGACGTACCCCCGGATCCAGCAATGGATGAAGTGCAGAAGGAAGAGTGGCCTCTTGTGGATGATTGCACTGGGGTTACTGGATCCCACCAGCAGTTAACTCTCGAGGGAAGAGATCATGACAAAGTCTTCACCATATCCCTCTGGGACTGTGACAGAAAGTTCCGAGTGAAGATTATTGGCATTGACATTCCAGTGCTCCCACGGAACACGGAGCTGACCGTCTTTGTTGAAGCGAGTATCTTGCACGGGCAACAGGTGCTGGCCCAGCAAAGGACCCTTACAAAAGCCTTTACAGAGGAAGTGCTATGGAATGTTTGGCTTGAGTTTGACATTAAAGTCAAGGACCTACCCAGAGGGGCACGACTGAATCTTCAGGTTTACTGCGGTAAAGCACCAGTTCAAAGTATGAAGTCTACCTTCCAGTCTCAAGATGACAATGCCTGGGACACCAAGAGCAAGAACCATATGCTGTATTATGTCAACTTGTTGGTGATTGATCATCGATCACTCCTCCGACAAGGGGAGTATGTACTGCACATGTGGAAAATTCCTGATAAAGGTGAAGAACAAGGGACAATTGAGGCTGACAAGCTGACATCGGCGACCAACCCTGACAAGCAGAACTCCATGGCTATCTGCATCCTCCTGGACAGATACAATTACCCAATCACTCTCCCACGAAGTTGTCAGAGTCAGGACGCTGAGCTGGAGAGGGTGGGCCACGAGATGCACAGTCAGCTCCGCAAGCAGTTCGAAGAGAtcatcagcactgaccccctgaacCCGCTCAGCACTGAGGACAAAGAGTTACTTTGGCATTTCAGGCACGAGTGCATGAGGCAGCCTAAGGCCTACCCCAAGTTTCTGAGCTCAGTAAAATGGGGGCAGCAGGATGTGGTCCTGAAAACCCAGCAGCTCTTAGACAAACAGGAGAtgtggaacagcagtcccttggATGTGGGACTTGCAATGCAGCTTCTGGATTGCCGATTTTCTGATGAGCGTGTTCGGGCACTAGCTGTTGAAAAGCTGGAGACATTGGACAATAGTGAGGTGCTGCGATATCTCTTACAATTAGTCCAG GCAGTCAAGTTCGAACCTTACCATGACAGTGCCCTAGCCCGATTCCTCCTCAAACGAGCCTTAAGA AGTAAACGAACTGGCCATTTTCTGTTCTGGTTTCTGAGGAGTGAAGTGGCTGAATCGATGCACTATCGACAGCGCTATGCTGTCATTCTGGAAGCCTATCTCCGGGGTTGTGGGAAAGCCATGTTGATGGATTTCATGAAGCAAGTCAAGGTGATGGAGGCCCTGCACAAAGTCACACTGGAGGTTAAAAATGTCACTGCTGACAAGTATGACGTTTCAGCTCAAG CGATCTCGCAGTTAAGACACAAACTTGAGAAGCTGCAATCATCTGGTTTCCCACAATGTTTCCGAGTTCCATATGACCCTGGCCTCCGTGCAGGTGCTCTTGTG GTGGATAAATGTAAGGTCATGCCATCAAAGAAAAAGCCTCTATGGCTAGAGTTCAAGTGTGCAGACCTCACCTCCATATCCAAGGACACTATTGGAATCATCTTTAAACACGGAGATGACCTTCGGCAGGACATGCTGATCATCCAG ATCCTTCTTATTATGGATTCAATCTGGGAGATGGAATCTTTGGATCTTTGTCTTTTGCCGTATGGGTGCATTGCAACAGGAAACAAAATCG GAATGATTCAGATTGTGAAAGATGCCACAACCATTGCTAAGATTCAACAGAGCACAGTCGGCAACACAGGGGCATTTAAGGATGAAGTGTTGAATCACTGGCTGAAAGACAAGTGTCCGATTGAAGACAAG TTCCAGTCAGCTGTTGAAAGGTTTGTTTACTCATGTGCTGGGTATTGTGTTGCAACCTACATCCTGGGCATAGGAGACAGGCACAATGACAACATCATGATCACAGAGTCAG GAAATCTTTTCCATATTGATTTTGGTCATATTCTTGGGAACTACAAAAGCTTCCTGGGAATCAATAAAGAGAGAGTGCCTTTTGTTCTCACTCCTGACTTTCTCTTTGTGATGGGCACATCCGGCAAGAAGACAAGCCAACATTTCCAGAAGTTTCAG GATATCTGTGTCAAGGCCTACCTTGCACTTCGCCACCACACCAACCTGTTGATTATTCTCTTCTCCATGATGGTGATGACAGGGATGCCACAACTAACCAGCAAAGAGGACATTGAATACATTCGTGAGACACTTACTGTTGGCAAGAATGAGGAAGAGGCTAAGAAGCACTTTCTGGACCAGATTGAGATCTGTCGGGACAAGGGATGGACTGTACAGTTCAACTGGTTCCTCCACCTTGTACTTGGGATAAAACAGGGGGTTGAGAAACACTCTGCATAG